CCCGCTCCTGCTCGCGGAGATCGAACAGTTCCGCCTCGACCTTGCTCAATTCCTCCACGGCCTCGTTCAGTCGCACCGTGTCGAGGTTCAGAATTTGCATGTCGATCTCGGCCATTGCGCTCTTGGCGCGGGCGATGGAGGCGAGATTCGTCGCCCTTTCGCCTTCGAATTCACGTTGCTGCCGTCTAAGCAACAAGGGCCGCTCGCGGGTAGTGAGCCGCTTCTCGAGCAGCCCTTCGAGGTCCTTGGATTCGCTCTCGATCGCCGCGATCTGCTTGTCTTCAGTGGCGATCAGTTTCTCCAGTCCGGTGATCTCTTCCTCGGTCTGGACCCGGCGCTCCGCGAAAATCGCCCGCTCATCCTTCAGGTTGTGGCTCTTCGCTGCGAACACGTCCTTCTGCACAGCTATCGCGTCTTTGGCCACGCGGGACGGATTTGCCAATAGTTCCGCTGGAAACACGATCTCCGCGTCGTTATCACGCTCCGCCCGCAACCGCGCGACCAGCGCCTCGCGGGCGGCAATCCGGCTCTGGATCAGATCAAGCTGCGCTTTCGCTTGCGTATCGTCCAACCGGATAAGGGTCTTGCCGGCCCTGACGATGTCGCCGTTGACCGCGTTCAACTCCGCGATGATCCCGCCCTCAAGGTGCTGGATCAGTTTGCGGTCGCCCGCCACCTTGATGACGCCCGGTGCGACGGCCGCGCTATCCAGCGGGGCCAATGCAGCCCAGCCCCCGGCCAGGCCGAAGAACATGATCAGGATGGCGAAACCGGTGCGCGTTACGCCCGCGAGACGCAAGGGTGCCGGCTCCAAGAGGGAAGGCGGCGTAACGGGTAGCGGGACGACGTTCAATGCTGGAGACCGGCTCATGCTTCCTTGACCTCTTGGATTTCTACTTCTCTGACTTCTTTGATCGCCAGAGGGCTGATTCTTGTGATCGGGCTTACTTTGCGGGCGCGGTTAGCAAGCTCCGCTAAGACTGCATCACGCGGTCCGAAGAGTTCCTGTTGACCCCGATTGATGAATAGGACCTTGTCGACCTTCCCCATCACATTCGGCCGGTGCGCGATCAGGATAACGGTTGTCCCCGCTGCCTTGGCCGCGCTGATGGCTGCGACCAACGCCTCCTCGCCCTCGCGGTCGAGGTTGGAATTCGGCTCGTCCAAGATCAGCAGAGCCGGGTCACCGTAGAGGGCGCGAGCCAAGCCGATCCGCTGGCGTTGTCCGCCCGACAAGATCGCGCCCGCATCACCGATCTCGGTGGTATAGCCCTGCGGCAAGCCCTTGATCAGTTCGTGGACGCCCGCCATCTGCGCCGCCCGAACGACGTTGGCAAAGACCGCCGGGTTCAGCTTCGCGAAGCGGCAGATGTTCTCGGCCACGGTACCGGCAAAGAGCTCGATGTCCTGCGGCAGGTAGCCGACGTAGTGCCCCCGGTCCTCCGCCGCCCATTCAGCGACGCTCATGCCGTCGAGCAAGACTCGCCCACCGGTCGGTCGCCAGGCGCCGGCCAGCACGCGGGCCAAGCTCGTCTTCCCGGCCGCGCTCGGGCCGATCAGCGCCATTGTTTCACCCGGCCTGAGTTGGAAGTTGATTCCGCGCAAGATCGGTTCGCCGCCCTGTCGGGCCAGCACCACGTTCTCAACGTCGAACCTACCCGTGGGGCGCGGCAACGGCAGGACTTGTGCGGCTTCCGGTCGCTGGCCGGCGACGGCGGTCAGGCGCTTGTAAGCAGCCCGTGCGCCGATCGTCGCCTTCCACGTCCCAATCGCTTGCTCGACCGGGGCCAAAGCCCGCCCCATCAGGATTGATGCGGCGATCATAACGCCGGGTGAAGCTTCGTTCTTCAGCACCAGATAAGCGCCGAGGCCGAGGACGCCCATCTGTAGAGCCATGCGGTGGCACCGGGCGATCGCCGCGATGATCCCACCCCGGTTTGCCGCGACAACCTGTCCAATGCTCGCCTCGTCCTGTTGCGCCTTCCAGCCTTCGAGCAAGGGTTTGAGCATGCCCATGGCTTGTACGACTTCGGCGTTACGGATTGCTTGTTCGGCCTGTGCGTGGGCCCGTGTTTGTGCGCCAGCGGCGGCCGCTAGCGGCTTGCGGGTGATGGCCTCGTTCAGCAAAGCCAACCCGAACAACACGACCCCGCCGCCCAGCGCCAACCAACCCAGCCACGGGTGCATTAGGAAGATCGCGGCGAAGAAAAGTGGCGCCCACGGCGCGTCGAGGATCGGAAAGATACTGGGGCTGGTGAAGAAACTCCGCACTTGGTCGAGGTCGCGCAAGGGTCGCGCGTTCGTTTGACCGGGGGCAGCGGCGGCGTGTTCGACAGACGCCGTCAGCAGAACCGGGGCCAGCCGAGCGTTCATCCACGCGCCGACGGTAGCCAGCAAACGGGCGCGCACCACTTCCAATCCCGCCATAGCGATGAGCGCGCCCGCCGCCATCAGCGATAGCATCACCAGCGTTTCCAAGCTGTGGCTCGACAGCACGCGATGGTAGACTTGGAGCATGTAGAACGCCCCGGTCAGCATCAGCACGTTGATCCCGGCGCTGAACCAGATCAGTGGTTTGACGGCCCGGCGGGCCTCTTTCATCACTACCTGTAGGGCCGGCGGCTGCGGTGCTTTTATCATTACCCGTACTCGCGTGTTGTGGTTGCGGGGCATGGAATCCCCCGTGTCGCTATTTACGTTGCACTTGATTATCTGTTCACAGGAGAAAGGCCGGGCCCGATCAGTCATCGGGACCGACCCTTTTCCCCATTAAGCCCGTAGACGTGATGGACGTCGCTCCGGTTCAGCTGCAGATCGCCCACGGTGCCGCGCCGCGAGAGGAAACCGAGGCCGCCGATCTTCACTTGCGTGGACTGATCGACGAGGAAGTTCGGATTCGAGACTTACAGAGCATGTAGTGTCGGAGAGGCGCGCGCGAACAAGCCGATGTATGACAAGACAGCTCAACCATCCCAGAAAACAAATGAGGATAGCCGTCAGAACGTCCCCCAAGATCATACTCCACGGTACGCCGTGATTAAGCTCTGAGGCCGAGGAATAGATAAGCCCTGTGATTGGCCAACACATCACCATTAAATAAAAGCCCAACACCCGCGGAAAGCGAGGGCGGCGACGGGGGCTCGGGGAAAGGCGAGTCATGATACACCTTACTATTGGCTCGGTCCGCCGTGCGGACCAGGATCGATATGTCAGCGCTTATTCAGGTAAGCGACGCGCATTGGAAATACATATGCAGGTTAGCCAAAATCTTATCATTTCACGCCAAACGATATCTGGCGGCTACCAAGGCGACTTTACGATGGGTTCGTCAGCATAATGCAGAAATTTGCGCGTAATGAGCGTCGGCGTGGGCTTAATGCGGTTGGCCCAAGGCAATGACGGCAGTGATATTCACGGTAGGTGCGTCTAGTCTAGCCTATGCTATTCCGTGTCGCTATATACGTTGCACTTGTGCACATGTTCACAAGAAAAAAGGGCGGTCCCGGTCAGTTGCCGGGGCCGACCCTCTCACTGTCAGGATCAAGAAGGGGCGTTACTGCCCCTAACTCCGATTCCTATCAAACGACCCAGTCGTTGATCTGGATGCTGTCGATCGAAAAGCCGGTAAAATCCGCCTGCGGCGACGTGTCGACCAGCGTGATCGTGTGGGTGCTGTCAGCATTGTCCGCATAATCCGCGATGTCCACGTCGAAGTGATACATCTGATTGTTCTCAACGAGATCAGAAGCAAGAATTGTCTTGACCGTCACACCGTCGATCCGGACATCGAACGAAGCGTTCGCCTCCGTCTGGTAAGCATTGCCAAGATAAGTCAGGTTCTGCTTGGCGATGTCGAAGCTCAACACTGCTGTCTTCCCGCCGACCGCAGCGGTCGAGTCGGTGAAGTCGTGCGAGATGTTGATCTGGCCAGGCGTGTTCTGCGTGTCGAGCCAGAAACCATCGGGGCCACCGGAAGTGGCTTTGATGCCGCCATAGCCGTCTGCACCAAGCTCAGAATTCTGAGCCCCGGTCCAGCCGCTGGCGTTGTTGAGGTTGACCGACGCGAACACGGCATTGGTGGAATCTGCCGGGTCATAGTAAGTCTGCTGAACGTTGGAGTCGTAACCATCGAAGTTCTCGGTGAACAGATTGCCACCGACGTGCGGCACGGGCACGGGGGCCGTCACGTCAACGTCAGCCTGCGACCACGTGCCCTTGTTGCCGATCTGGACCATGTACTCGATATCACTACCGCCGGCACCGATCGTAAACTCGGTGAAATCAGCGTTGGCCGTGATGTTGTGGGCAAGCAGATAAGCAGTCTGCTGGGCGACAGTCGGGATGCCGCCGTGGGCGAAGTCAACGACGCCGAAATCGTTAGCACCGAGGCCGTCGTAGTCGCTGGTGTTACCAAAGAAAAACTGCTTGGTGACGTTGACCTTGGCGGCGCCGCCCGGATCGTTGGCGAGCAGGTCAGCGATGGTAAACGTGAAGTCACCGTTCAGACCGACAACGTCATCCTTGGCGGCGTTATTCACGACGACGTTTGGCTCTTTGATTGGAGTTTGTCCCATATTAATTTGTACTCTCATTCCCGGATAAGGCTGTTTTTGACAGTATATGCCCGCCGTCGTCGCCTTGTTCACGACGGTGAGGGGAGGCTTTGATTTTTAGAAAATCGGCTTCCCTCAGGTTGCCGAGTTGGGGCCTATATCGGAAAGGCGCACGTCAATGGCCCGCGATATTGCGTTACCGCAACCCAACGCGACACGCACAATCAAGTAAGCGCTTCTTATCAGAAACACTTACGGCTATCCGCCTATATCTTGCGATTTGACGCCAAAAGGCCTTAACTCCGCTGGGCGGTGCCACTACTCCCGCTGGACGGGGAGAATGAAGGGTCTCCATGGCAAGTGACATCTCTTTGTTGGTTAGGCCCCTGTGGACCCGCTGCATTGCTACCGAGCTGAAGAAGGAGGGAGCGGATGTCGAGGCCGCTCTTTCTGCGTCCGGCCTTGATTGGCGGTCGCTCGACAAGGCCGATGGGTGGATGCCGTTTGTGCATCATGCCGAGCACCCCGCCAGCGGGGCTTTCTCGTCTGGGAGTATTGGACTCGTGTCATAGCGGCAAGGCACGCGGACATCCATTCGCGAGTGGGGAAAACCCCGCTTCACGGCGCCAGGTGGGGTTTTTTTGTTTCGGGCCGATCAACTGCAATCGGAAAGCCACGCTTTCCTATATCAAGGTCTAGTTGATAGCGATCCGCAGTTCGGTATGATCCGAGCATTGCATTGCAATCCCGACCGCAAGCTTTCCCCGAGCGAGCGGAACCCTACGAGTAGACCCCGCCTGGTCCCCTCGGCGGGGTTTCTCGTTCAGGCGGGCCGCGCCAGGCCCCTCAACTTTTGGTTTACTGAATTCGGTCATGCTAGGCCCCGTCCGCCAGTCTCCTCATTCAGCGCGCGGACAACGTGTCTGGAAAACCTCGTCCGGTCCCGCCGGCGGGGTTTTCTCGTTCGAGACCGACGGTGCAAAAGCCGCCAATAACAGCGGCGCCCGTAACGTGCTGCGGTACACCCTTCTTGCCGCGACCGGCCTCAAACTGCGGCGATATGAGCGCTGCCCCGCCCTTCTATCAGTTCAGCTCGGGAACGGTCGCGGCGCCTCTGGTGACGACCGGAACGATAACACGAGGGCGGCGGTCCCCGCCCAGAAAATCGGCGACTTCGGACCGCTCTGGAAAACCCCGCCATGGGCACCCCCGCTTCGCGGGTTTTGGCGTCAAACCGCAAGGCATTGGCGGGTAGCCGTAAGTATTCCTGATGCGCAGCGCTTATGGATTGTGCGCGTCGTTTATGAACTCGCGTGGGGTCGCAATGCGCAACATCGCGGGTCATTGACGTTGTCTGGAAGGTTGTACCCAGGCCGTAAAGAGCGGGTCGGTGGTAACGGCACACCGGCCCGTTTTTGCCTGTCCTGCGACGGTCGGCAAGAGCCGGACAGAGCGGCATATGCGAGCTGATCGCTTGGATATCTCTGGATTAAATGATGCCAAGGGAACGGGACTGAGTCGCCGACAGAGGCAAAATGGCGTTGGGCTGAAGGGTTATAACCAAGGGAAGGCGGAATGTTTCGCCTTTCACGAACAGTGACAAGACAGCACCGCCGCAGGAGGAATTGACTGATGCCAAATTTCTTCAACACATTGGGAAGTCTCACGGTCGTCGGAACGAACCTGCAGGATACGTTCTTTGCCTTCACCTCCGACGCCAATCTGGACCATATTTTGCCGGACGCAACCTTGCCCTCTCTCAGCTGGGCAACGGCGATAAAGAACGCCGACGGCTCCGCCTATGTGGTCAACATGACCAATGTCCAGGTTTCCACCGATCTCATTCAGGGTGGAGAAAAGTCGGACGTCATCTACGGCTCGAATCTCAGTGACGCGATCCTCTACAATAACGGCACGTTTGGCAGTGGCGTCGGGGGCTTTGTTTCAATCGAGCAGTTTTTCCTGGGCGGCGGAAATGATTTCCTGGACCTTACGGGCCACGGTGCCGGCGGGGTGGATTGCGAAGGATGTGACCATTAACGCGGGTGACGGCGATGACATTGTCATCGGCGGCGCTGGTAAGGACACTATCGATGGCGATGCTGGCAACGACTTGATATTCGGCTATCGGGGCTCGGATACGATAAGGGGCGGGTCCGGCAACGATACTCTGTATGGCGACGACCTGGGTTACAATGGAATATCCGGCGACGATCTGGTCCAGGGCGGGGCAGGCAATGACACGCTCTATGGCGGCGCCGGAACCGACCGGCTCGAGGGCGGCGACGACAATGACGTGCTCTATGGCGGGCGCGGGGGCGATAACCTCTTTGGTGAAGCCGGCGACGATACGCTCTATGGCGACGATCCCGGCACCAGCGGTAACGACAAGCTGGACGGGGGATCCGGCAACGATACGATTTTTGCCGGCGCCGGAGACGACGAAACCTACGGCGGCACGGGCAATGATACCCTGAATGGTGAGGCCGGAAATGATTTCATGCGCGGCGATGCCGGGAATGACTTGCTGCAGGGAGGCAGCGGCAACGACACGATCGATGGCGCGGCCGATATAGATACCGCCATATACTCTGGCAATAGAGATGACTATTCGATCGTGTTGAATGCGGACGGTGTGTCGTTCACCATTACGGACCTGCGTCCGTCTTCGCCGGATGGCGTCGATCTGGTGAAGAACGTGGAATTCTTCCAGTTTGCCGATGGAACCATTCCGGCAAATCTTCTCAATCATCCTCCGGTAATCACATCCGACGGCGGCGGCGACACGGCCGCGCTGACGATCGCGGAGAACTCGACTTCAGTCACGACGGTTGTGGCGAGCGACGTGGACGCCGGCCAGACAGTGACCTATTCGATAGCCGGTGGCGACGATGCGGCGTTGTTCACGATTGATACATCGACGGGTGCGCTTTCCTTTGCGAGCGCCCCGGATTTCGAGAATCCGACGGATTCGGACGGGAACAACATCTACAACGTCATTGTGCGGGCTTCTGACGGAAATGGCGGTGTTGATACGCAGGTCATTTCAGTGACTGTTTCAGATGTGGCCGACGGCGCTGCTCCGGTCATCAGTTCGGATGGCGGTGGTGCCACGGCCTCGATCAGCATTGCCGAGAATACGACGGCGGTGACGACGGTGGTGGCGACGGATGCCGACGGTCCGACGCCGAGCTACGTCATCCTGGGCGGAGCGGACGCGGCGCTGTTCGCCATAGACCCGGCCACCGGAGCGCTGAGTTTCGTCTCGGCGCCTGACGCCGAAAATCCCCTGGATGTCGGGCATGACGGCACCTATGAAGTGATTGTCGGTGCAACGGATGGGGCAAATACCGACACACAGGCGCTTTCTGTGACTGTTACCAACGTGAATGACAATGCACCTGTCATCACTTCCAATGGCGGTGGCGCCGTTGCATCACTGAGCATCGCCGAGAATGCGACCGCGGTGACGACGGTGGCGGCAACGGACGCTGATGGAACAACGCCCAGCTATGCCATAGCAGGTGGCGCCGACGCGGCGCTCTTCGGCATTGATGCTGCCACGGGAGCACTGCAGTTTCTGGCCGCTCCGGACTTCGAGAACCCCGTTGATGCCGGTACTGACGGAACCTACGAGGTTATCGTTTCGGCGACCGATGGCCTCAACACCGTTACGCAGACCCTCAATGTGACGGTCACGAATGCCAATGACAATACGCCGGTCATAAGCTCGAATGGCGGCGGCGCGACGGCGAATCTCAGCATCGCGGAGAATACCTCGGCGGTGACGACGGTTGCCGCGAGCGACGCGGATGGGACAGTCCCGACTTACGTCATCACCGGAGGCGCGGACGCGGCGCTATTCAGCATCAACGCAACGACCGGCGCTCTGCAGTTCATTGCGCCGCCTGATTTCGAGCATCCGCTGGATGCCGGAAACGACGGCACATACAATGTCATTATCGGTGCGACCGATGGCACATTCACGGCGACCCAGGCGCTCGCGATCACTGTCACGGATGTGAGTGAGGTCGGCAGGACGATCACCGGCACCTCCGGCAACAATACGATCACGCCAACAACGGCCAATCTCGCGCTTCAGACCACGGCGCTCAACGACACGATATTCGCGCTGGCGGGCAATGACATCATCGACGGTGGTGGTGGCGCGGATCACATGGAAGGAGGGATTGGCAACGATACATACACGGTCGATACCTATTCGGACGACGGCTTCGACGGCAACGATGACCTGGTCATCGAGGTCGCCGGGGCGGGAACCGACCTGGTCAATGCGCTGGTCAGCTACCGCCTGCCGACGGAAGTCGAGAATCTGACACTTATCGGCACCGACAATATCAATGGCACGGGCAATACGCTCAACAACATCATCATTGGAAACTCGGCCAACAACATTCTGTTGGGCGACCTCGGCAATGATACGTTGACCGGCAATGCCGGCGCCGATCTGCTCGATGGCGGAGACGGCAATGATATCCTCTCCGGTGGCGCCGATGCGGATACTCTTCGCGGTGGCGTGGGAGCGGACAAGCTGGATGGCGGAACCGGCGCCGACATCATGGAGGGCGGCGCGGATGATGACACATATACCGTCGACACCTTCTCCGATGACGGCAACAGCTCGAATGACGACATCGTAACCGAGCTGGCGGGCGGCGGCAACGACGTCGTGAACGCGTCCGTGAGCTACATACTGGCGGCGGAAGTGGAAACGCTCACCTTGACGGGAACGGCCGCCATTAATGGGACGGGAAATACACTCGACAATACGATCAACGGCAACTCGGCCAACAACATTCTGTCTGGAGATCTGGGCAACGATACCCTCAATGGCAATTCCGGCTCGGACACGCTGAATGGAGGCGACGGCAATGATTCGCTGTTCGGCGGGAATGACGATGACTTCCTCTTTGGCCAGGCAGGCGGCGACACTCTCCAAGGAGGTGCTGGCGCGGATCTGCTGGATGGAGGAGCTGGAACCGACACCCTGACGGGCCAGGCTGGATCCGACCGGTTGATCGGTGGGACCGGAAAGGACACAATGACGGGCGGCACTGAAGCCGACACATTCGTCTTCAATCCCGGAGACTCGTCCCTCAATAGCGCCAATTATGATCGGATCACCGACTTCGAGACCGGTGTGGATAAGATTGATTTCTCATTTGTCAGCGGCCCTATAGCATCCTCTGCCTATGCCGAAGGGACCATCGCGACAAATAATTACGCCACCGCGCTGGCGACCGCGAACTCTCTGATGGCGAGCGGCACGGTCGCCGTGTTTGTCGCAGGCACGACCGACGGCTGGCTGTTCTCCGACACGAACAACGACTCGATACTCGATCAGGCCACACTCATGCAGGGGCTGAATTCGACGGCAAAATTCGACTATCTCGATATCACGTAGCACGCATCCACATCGGCAAGCATGTGACGAAATCGCTGCGCTCGGGTAAGAGCGTGGAGTACTGATCTGAAGGCGCTGATGCTAGCCGCATGGAAGCTGGCGAACGTATTCTAAACCCCTATCGCCACCGTATTGGCCGAATTCGTCGCATCGGTATAGCCCTGTTGACCAGCATGGGAGTCGCCCTCCAGAAGATCAGAATATCGGGCGATCTGGACGGTTGCACGGGGACGTGCGGCGGAGAGTAAATGGCAGGAGACCGGTGCGCTAGCCTTGCAGGTCCGCACGAGGAACTATGGCTGCCTTCGCGCGGACAGATCGACTTCTACGACCAGCCCGCGCTCATCGGCGCTGCCGCTGACGCGATCGCGGCCTACTTTCTCGTAACCTTCAATGACCGAATCCAATGACCCGATGCGGGAAGACCACGAACAAAGGAGTAGGAGGTTGAGATGACCGATCAACGCTACGGTGCGCCCTAGTAGAATCAAGGCGGTGATGTCCATTTCGGTAGGTCATGGGTGCGCTGGCGCGGGATAAAGGAAAGAGGCCCGGAACGTCTTCCGAGCCTCCCTAATCTTGCCATGGCTTCGCGCGTGTCGCGGCCTTCTTTGGGTTCCTGGCACTGGTCACTGGCCCGAAGGCGCTTGACGCTGGCACTCGCTACCGCTCGGTGAAGGATACCTGCTCGCGCGACATCCGCCAGTAAGCCACAAGACAGTCATTTGTTCAAGACAGTAATTTGTTAAAGCAGCCATGCTGTCCTATGTACGGGGTCATCCACAGCACAAGATGAGCACCGGTCTAGCGGCCGAACGCTCCTGCAAGTTCGTGACGCTCGTGCCTTGGGCGCGTCAATGACCACGTCGACCGCGCGTTCAACCGAGTCGGGTCGGATCATGATCGTGTCCCTTGAAGACCGCCGCCATCGCTTCATCGAGCATGGTTCTCATTGGGGTACCTCCAACCTCACTCATTGCTGACCAAGGCCTTGCTCGAGCGCTTCGGCGGCCGCGCGACCCCACGATATGCTACGCGCGCTTCGCCTGGGCGTCGAGCGCATCATGGTCCAAGCGCCGCATCAGGGCCATGATCCGGCAGCATAGGTCGGCCTCGCCACAAATCAAAGAACGGGGCGTGTGGTGAAAAGCGCCGTTTGGCGACGCTTATACTTTGAGCGCTCGAAATTAGCACGCCCGTTTGAAGAGTTCGCACAAAGTGATCTCAAACGCCATGGCGAGAGGCTTCGCCACCGAGCCGGCCTCTACCCATTTCACAAGCCGCAGGCGCGCAATCATCTGTGCCTCTTTCAGGTACTCGTACCTGCTTGGGTCCTTGAAGAACGCGAATGCTACTGAGAGTGCGAGATCATTCGTCGAATAGGGAATTGGCTCAGCGAAAAGCTCCGCCGCCTTATTCTGCACCAACGTCTGATCAATGCATTCGCACAGAAGGTCTCTGAACGCGATCTGCGACGCCTTCTCGAGGTTCGCAGTCTTTTCGTGACTAAGAGATCCGTACATCCGGATAATCATATTATCCAATGCGGCCTCGGGATTCCGCTCTTTGAAAAACCCCAAAACCATCCCGCCTCCCTTCGGCTTGAGTGTCCCAAGGCTTTGGATAAAGGATCTGGACATGGAGCGATTTCGAATGCCCGCCAACAACTTATTCCATGACGCCAAAGCCGTGAGTGGCCGAGGTTCAAGCGCTTAATGTCGACTCTTGGGCCGACCTTAGTTCTCGTGGGGATTTTCCCGTCCAGCGGCGGCACGCAGAACTGAAGGCGCTCTGATTCGAGTACCCGAGAAGAAAGGCAATGTGCGTGAGGTTCAGGTCCCGCTGGTGCCAGCGGGCAAAAACAACAACCCCCGGCTAGGGATACGAAGTCTAGCCGGGGGCGTCCGGGCGGCATTCTGGTCTTTGTAGGATCAGTCTGCCGCCGCCATCAAGCCTTCAAACAGAGCCAAACCCAACAGCGCTGATCGCTACAAACACGAACAAGCCCCACGGATTGTGAAGTTGACTTGCGGGGACATTACCGATGACAATTGCAATCAGCGGACCACCTAGAGCGGAAGGTTGATCCTCGATTTAGAATATTTAAGGGCCCGCGGATTTCGATTTTCTGCCAGATGCTAACTATTTGACGCCAGAATGAATTGGGCTCTTATTTCGCGGGGCGTCTTTCCCGTCCAGCGCCGACAGGCTGAGCTGAACGCACTCTGGTTTGAATAGCCGAGGAGAAAGGCTATTTCCGTAAGGCTCAGATCCCGTTCACTCAAGTACTTGAGGGCAAGGTCATGCCGCAGACGGTCGACAATTTGCGCGAAAGAGGCGCCTAGCTCGGCCAGGCGGCGTACAAGGGTTCGCGTTCGCTTATTCCAAAATCTGCTGCAATTACCTTCGCTCGCGCATTTCCGCTGGAGAGTCGTTCGTCGGTCGTGAACAATCTGCCATTCAGGTGGCGAGCGATATTGGCTGCGTCAGGATGGCGGCGAGCAGCAAGCGCAGCAAGAACCTCAGCCAGGTGAGGAGAAGGCGGAAGTTATAGCCGGCGGCGGCGAGGATGGCGTTGATGGCGTCGCCCTGTGTTCCGGCGAGATAGTTGCGGCCCATGCGATGTTCGTTCTTGACTAGGCCGATGACCGGTTCGACGGCGGCCCGCCGCTTCATCTCGCGTTTGATTAAAGGCGTCATCCGGCGCTTCTGGCCAGAGGTGTAGACCCTGAACCTGTGGGAGAGCGGGGAGTTGTGCCCCTTGTATCCGGCATCGGCCAGAAGGCGCTCGATGCCGTTGCCGAGCATGCCTTCCATCTCAGGGATCACGCTCGCCAGCGTGTGGCCGTCATAGGGATTGCCGGGCAGCGCCTTGGCATGCAGCGCGAACTGGCCGCCCTTCGAGCGCTTGAGCGCGGTGGCGATCGACACCTTGACGGCGAATTCGTAGGGCCGATGCGCCTTGCCCTTGCCGATACATTCCACTTCAGACGCATGCAGACTGTAGACCTTCATGCCGCGCTGGTTCTGCCTCTGCTCGAGAACACGGCGTGCCAGGGAGAGCGGCCGCCGGATGATGCCCGCAAGGTCATCCTCGCCGGCAATCTGCCGGCCAATGTCGCGAATGGTACGTCCCAGATAGGTCTTGAGCTTGCGCAGCGCCTTGCCGGCCCGCTTGAACTGTCTGGCGTGGGCATAGCGCTGATGCTTGACCAGCAGCAACTTGCCCACCCGCGTGTAGCTCTGCCGCAACTCGAGGCCGACCCTCTTGGCCAGCTCACCAACTTCTCGCGCGCCCGCTGAAGGAGCTTGGCATCGGTGGGGAACATAACGTTCTTTGGCTCGACCGTCGGGTCGACGATCACCCGGCGTGTATCCTGGGGCGCCATGGCGCCGATCCTCACCGCAATCGACAGGCTCTCCTGCAATAACGCGGCGATCCGATCCTCGCCCATCCGCTGACGCCACCTCGTCATCGACGAGCGGTCGAAGGGCAACTCGCGCAGGAAGAATTCCTCGCCGCAGAAGTACTGGAAGTAGGGGTTCT
This genomic stretch from Nordella sp. HKS 07 harbors:
- a CDS encoding HlyD family type I secretion periplasmic adaptor subunit, which produces MSRSPALNVVPLPVTPPSLLEPAPLRLAGVTRTGFAILIMFFGLAGGWAALAPLDSAAVAPGVIKVAGDRKLIQHLEGGIIAELNAVNGDIVRAGKTLIRLDDTQAKAQLDLIQSRIAAREALVARLRAERDNDAEIVFPAELLANPSRVAKDAIAVQKDVFAAKSHNLKDERAIFAERRVQTEEEITGLEKLIATEDKQIAAIESESKDLEGLLEKRLTTRERPLLLRRQQREFEGERATNLASIARAKSAMAEIDMQILNLDTVRLNEAVEELSKVEAELFDLREQERGAKDVLTRTRIIAPVDGIVMDLKVHTTGGVVKPGDTLLTVVPLGEQLVVEAMVKPEDIETIAPGQVARVNFPAFARYNLPPLDGVVETVSADRLVEERSGTPYFAATVIINKGELDKLEGRKLLPGMTSEAMIRTGSRTVLAYLSEPITQNFRRSLREK
- a CDS encoding cadherin domain-containing protein; translated protein: MISWTLRATVPAGWIAKDVTINAGDGDDIVIGGAGKDTIDGDAGNDLIFGYRGSDTIRGGSGNDTLYGDDLGYNGISGDDLVQGGAGNDTLYGGAGTDRLEGGDDNDVLYGGRGGDNLFGEAGDDTLYGDDPGTSGNDKLDGGSGNDTIFAGAGDDETYGGTGNDTLNGEAGNDFMRGDAGNDLLQGGSGNDTIDGAADIDTAIYSGNRDDYSIVLNADGVSFTITDLRPSSPDGVDLVKNVEFFQFADGTIPANLLNHPPVITSDGGGDTAALTIAENSTSVTTVVASDVDAGQTVTYSIAGGDDAALFTIDTSTGALSFASAPDFENPTDSDGNNIYNVIVRASDGNGGVDTQVISVTVSDVADGAAPVISSDGGGATASISIAENTTAVTTVVATDADGPTPSYVILGGADAALFAIDPATGALSFVSAPDAENPLDVGHDGTYEVIVGATDGANTDTQALSVTVTNVNDNAPVITSNGGGAVASLSIAENATAVTTVAATDADGTTPSYAIAGGADAALFGIDAATGALQFLAAPDFENPVDAGTDGTYEVIVSATDGLNTVTQTLNVTVTNANDNTPVISSNGGGATANLSIAENTSAVTTVAASDADGTVPTYVITGGADAALFSINATTGALQFIAPPDFEHPLDAGNDGTYNVIIGATDGTFTATQALAITVTDVSEVGRTITGTSGNNTITPTTANLALQTTALNDTIFALAGNDIIDGGGGADHMEGGIGNDTYTVDTYSDDGFDGNDDLVIEVAGAGTDLVNALVSYRLPTEVENLTLIGTDNINGTGNTLNNIIIGNSANNILLGDLGNDTLTGNAGADLLDGGDGNDILSGGADADTLRGGVGADKLDGGTGADIMEGGADDDTYTVDTFSDDGNSSNDDIVTELAGGGNDVVNASVSYILAAEVETLTLTGTAAINGTGNTLDNTINGNSANNILSGDLGNDTLNGNSGSDTLNGGDGNDSLFGGNDDDFLFGQAGGDTLQGGAGADLLDGGAGTDTLTGQAGSDRLIGGTGKDTMTGGTEADTFVFNPGDSSLNSANYDRITDFETGVDKIDFSFVSGPIASSAYAEGTIATNNYATALATANSLMASGTVAVFVAGTTDGWLFSDTNNDSILDQATLMQGLNSTAKFDYLDIT
- a CDS encoding AraC family transcriptional regulator — encoded protein: MNLTHIAFLLGYSNQSAFSSACRRWTGKSPRELRSAQESTLSA
- a CDS encoding type I secretion system permease/ATPase, whose translation is MKEARRAVKPLIWFSAGINVLMLTGAFYMLQVYHRVLSSHSLETLVMLSLMAAGALIAMAGLEVVRARLLATVGAWMNARLAPVLLTASVEHAAAAPGQTNARPLRDLDQVRSFFTSPSIFPILDAPWAPLFFAAIFLMHPWLGWLALGGGVVLFGLALLNEAITRKPLAAAAGAQTRAHAQAEQAIRNAEVVQAMGMLKPLLEGWKAQQDEASIGQVVAANRGGIIAAIARCHRMALQMGVLGLGAYLVLKNEASPGVMIAASILMGRALAPVEQAIGTWKATIGARAAYKRLTAVAGQRPEAAQVLPLPRPTGRFDVENVVLARQGGEPILRGINFQLRPGETMALIGPSAAGKTSLARVLAGAWRPTGGRVLLDGMSVAEWAAEDRGHYVGYLPQDIELFAGTVAENICRFAKLNPAVFANVVRAAQMAGVHELIKGLPQGYTTEIGDAGAILSGGQRQRIGLARALYGDPALLILDEPNSNLDREGEEALVAAISAAKAAGTTVILIAHRPNVMGKVDKVLFINRGQQELFGPRDAVLAELANRARKVSPITRISPLAIKEVREVEIQEVKEA
- a CDS encoding helix-turn-helix transcriptional regulator — protein: MVHDRRTTLQRKCASEGNCSRFWNKRTRTLVRRLAELGASFAQIVDRLRHDLALKYLSERDLSLTEIAFLLGYSNQSAFSSACRRWTGKTPREIRAQFILASNS